The DNA segment GATGTATTTCCTTTGTCGCGAATTTTCAACTTGTTGCACAGTAAACCAACAGTAATAAAGTCGCGATACATTAACCCGGAGCCGATCATACGCATTTCATCAGGAACAGTATTACCAAGCGACTCAATCAGTTCTTGAACGGGCATTGTTGAAAAAACATAGTCACCATGAATTGTTTCAATCTCATTGGTCTCGGAATTCAGAACATCCACCCCAGTCAGTTTACCGTCTGAACTATGAATCTTCACAATCTTTCTATGCAGCAATACCTGGCCACCCTGATTGTGCACCTGACGAGCAACCTCTTCCCACATCTGACCTGGACCATATTTGGGATATAAAAATTGCTCAATTAATGTTGTCTCAGTTTCTTTTTGGGCAACATCGGTTGTTTCTTTTGGCAAAAGGCTTTTAGCAAAATGTTTAATCGCTGTAGCAATAGAAAGACCTTTGATTCTCTGAGCCCCCCACTCTGGACTTATCTTATCGCATTCTATTCCCCATACTTTTTCCGTATACGATTTAAAAAATGTCTGGTAAAGCTCGCGCCCAAACCTATTAATAAAAAAGTGCTCTAAATGCTGCTCATTGCGAATAGGAAATGCAAGACTCCTCATATAACTCATGCCCATTTTTGTTGTTTTCACAAATCCAAGTTGCCTTATAGTTGTTGGAGTTAATTTGAGCGGATAATCAAAAAATTGTCGCGTAAAATATATGCGAGACTTACGCTGACGAACCAGCATGAGATCATCACGTTCCGTAGGATCAACATCATGCAATGTTTGAAATGGCAATATTTTATCCCACCATGTCATCACACGGTCAGATTTAGAAAAAAAGCGATGGCCCCCTATATCAATTCTATTGCCCTTATAATTAACTGTCTTTGAGATGCCACCAATGTGACCACTTTTTTCGAAAACAATCGGAGCAACGTCTGTTTTTTGCAATAGTTCATATGCAGCGGTAAGCCCCGCTGGGCCTGCCCCAATAATCAATGCTTTTTTCTTACTCATATCCATCTCACTTATTGTAAATGGGCCAAAATTCATCCTTTAGAGATAAATGATTCTATCGTCGATACATGAGTATTCCAACCATAGTGCGCTTCAATCCGAGCACGGGCATGTAAACCCATATGTGGCACAGATGAATCCGCATGCTCCGCAAGCCAAAGAGCCGCAGTTGCAAATCCTTCCACCGAATCAGGAGCAATACGTATACCTACCACCTTGTCATTTATAGCATTCAATTTATCAATAGTAAGAGCAGGTGATACGATCTCTTTAAGTTGTTCCAGATCAGAGACCAGCACTGGCTTACTCATACTCATATATGCAAATAATTTCGTCGGGGAACCAAAAAATCTTGAACCATCTGCATTAGGCTGCGTCGGCGATAAAAAGGCATCACATGCAGCAAGATAATTTTTTGCACTATTCTGAGGAACAAGACCTACAAATGCTACATTTGCATTCGTAATCCCCAATTTTTGTAGGCTTGTTTTCAGAAATGGATGTAACGGACCATCACCAATTAAGAGAAAAAATGTCTGGGGATTTTTCTCCACAACTCGTGGAATCATATCTGCCAATAATTCGATGCCATGCCATTGCGAGAAAGTACCAATAAATCCAAAGACAAACTTGTCAGTAAGATTAAGAGTAGAGCGAATGCATGCTCGTTGCTCAGTTAGTTTTCCACTATCAAACTCTTCATAATCAACGCCATTTGGAACAACACAGATCTTGTGTGGATCAACGCCTCGCTCACATAACTCATCTTTTAGAACCTGTGAAACCACAATAATAGACTGAGCCTGTGCGAGATTAATTTGTTCTATCCATCGAATAAGCCATAAAAGCTGTAGCGTCGCCTTGCGTGACCAAAATTTCTCTATCCATACTTCAGAGCCATTGTATTCAAGAATCAGCGGAATCTTTTTCAATCTGCTAAGAAGAACTCCTGTTGCATTCAAAACGCTATATCTCTGATAGAGCACATCATACTTTCTATCCTTGAACATTCTCCATGCTTGCCATGTAAAAATAAACGTCGATAGAAAGCAATTCAGCTTCCATCTCAAAAACGATAACCAACGTGGATTTTGCAATTCTTTAAGCTGCGCAAGATTACACTCATGCAACATATCAAGCATCACAGATGACGCGCATGCAACCATATATCCTTTTTTTATGAACCCTTGAACAACACCTAGTGTATGTGCAACCGAACCTCCCGCAACGAGAGGCTCGCTCATGATATCAGTACGCAGATACAAGAGAGATTTTTTTTTATTCATGAAAGGCATCATTCGCTAAAACATTTTGCAACGTCCAAAGCTCTAGAGAGTGCTCCCAATTAGGCCGCATATTCCTGTTATACATACGGCGTATTGACTGAGGCTTTAAGTAAGTCCCAATCGGCACCTCCCGGGCATCAACTAACTTCTTAAAATAATCTTTAAAATAATCACCCTGCTGAAACCAACGCTGTGTTGGCGCTGCAAATCCCATTTTTTTACGATAAATGACATCATAAGGAAGAATTCCCTCACATGCCTTTTTCAAAATATATTTGGTCATACCGCTGTGATACTTCATAGATGAAGGGATCTGCAAGGCAAATTCAACAAACGTATGATCTAAAAACGGCACCCTAGATTCAACTGATGTTGCCATAGTCATTTTATCGACACGCATTAAAAGTAACTCTGAGAGTCGTTGTTTGAATTCGAGATAAATCATTGATTTAAGAAAATCAGCATCAGGATCACGTCGCTTAAGGTCCATGACATGATAATCAACTAACGAATAACTATCTAACTCCTGTCGCAACTCAGGATAAATTTGCGCAACAACATAATCGTGTTCCACAACCTGATCATGATTCCAAAAATCACTTTTTAGAATTTCTGAAAATGCTGTCGCACCACTCCAGAAGAGCTGTCTACCATCAACCCAATCCTTTAGTTTCGCAAGGTGATTTTTTTTTGTAGGAAACGCAGCACACGCACCATAGTACATACATTGTTTCGCCCATTGCGGCACTAATTTTACTGATGGTTTCCAAAATTTATGGTGAACATCAATCACCTTTGCATAATGACTATATCCACAGAATAATTCATCTGAGCCCTCACCCACCTGCACCACAGTCACGCCTGAATCCTTGAGCAACTTAGAAACGAAATAGAGTGGAATACATACACAATCTGCAAGAGGCTCATCCTGGTGATACACCATTTTTTCAAAGAAATCGAAAGCATCTTTTTCGTTAATAACCACTTCATGATGATCGGTCCCAAATTCAGTTGCAACTTTTCGAGCCCATTCTACTTCGCTGAATTCAGGCCCATCCGAGAATGACACATTGAATGTCTTAACGCGATCGGTGAACTCAGACATTAGTGCAACATTTAAACTGGAATCAATCCCCCCGGAAAGAAACACACCAAAGGGAACATCAGACATCATACGCTTCTTGATAGATTCACGAAGCAAATATCGAATATGATCAACTAAAAAATGCTCATCATTAAGCTCGCGTTGTGTATATGTAGGAACAGAGACAATTGGATTGTACCATTCATGAAAGCTATATACACCACGTGCATCGACCATACAGTAGAATCCTGGCGGCAGTTTATAGATTCCTTCATATAATGTGTACGGTGCTGGGGTTACTAAATAGGTAAGATAGTGATATAAACCAGGACGACTGATTTTACGTGTGATCCAGGGACACTCCCATAACGCCTTAATCTCTGATGCGAATGAAAATACTCCACCCTGGACGGAAAAATATAACGGCTTAATTCCAATTCTATCACGAATAAGAAATAGCTCATCTCTAACTACATCATAGAGCGCTATTGCAAACATACCTTCAAATTTATGAATACACTCAATGCCCCACTCTTTATACGCATATATAACGGTCTCTGTATCGGTACCAGATCGATATATATAGCCCTTGCTTTCAAGCTCTTTTCGAATGATTGCGTGATTATAAATTTCACCATTGAATGACACCACAACTGTTTGCTGAGGATCCATCATTGGCTGTGCCCCCGCAGAAGAAAGATCAATGATACTGAGCCTTCTATGAGCAAGTCCACATTGTTTATGGTGAGATATCCACACGCCCGAACCATCAGGACCACGATGTTCCATGCGTTTTTGCATTCTTTCTAAAATGTCTTTTGGTGGATTAAACAAAGATTGAGAAAGATTTTTATATCCGGCAATACCGCACACGCCTTTACCCTCATGCAACGGTGTTATGTGGTTACAGCAGCACCGTTATACCATGCTTGTTAGAAAAACAAAACCTGCATGAAAATGCCGCTGCTATGCAAAATCGTAGGTTCCTCCACCCTGACATGCTAATTGATCAATGGTAAGCGTCAATTCTGCAACAGTGTTGAGGCGATCAAAATTAATTGGCGCAGGGCCACCACTGCGGACACTACTAAAGAACCGATGCAAAAGCGCTTGGTGTCCTTTGTCTTGGGTGAGCGTTTGCTCATCAAAGCCAGGCGTTAATCCATATCCTTTCAACGTACGGTAGTCATCCATAATGATCGACTTAGAATCATAAAAGACTTCCATACGTTCCTTGCCAGAAGCATCGTGTCCTAGTGCAGTGTATAACAATGTACAAATCGAACCATCACTAAAACTAATCTGCGCAGAGAAGTTGTCAGTAGGAAATACGTTATCGTGAGCGGGACGCACTGTTTCTACCGAAACCGATACAGGTTCTGCCTCAGTGAGATAACAGAACAAATCAAAAATATGACACGCCTCACCAATGATACGGCCTGCACCAACATCAGTTTGTACCCAATGATTTTTTGAAATCAGACCTGCATTCATTCGGTAATGTACTGATAACGGACTTTTACGCTTCTCAACTTCTCGCTTAATTTTTTGCATAAACGGAGCAAAGGATCGATTATAGTCGACACAAAATGGCGCATCTGGGTGTGCACGGAGAAAGCCACTCAAGACATCAAGCTGCTTGAAATCAGTCACCATTGGTTTTTCGACAAAAACCGCTTTCCCATGAGTTAAGGCACGCATAATTTGCTCACAATGATA comes from the Candidatus Babeliales bacterium genome and includes:
- a CDS encoding NAD(P)/FAD-dependent oxidoreductase, which translates into the protein MSKKKALIIGAGPAGLTAAYELLQKTDVAPIVFEKSGHIGGISKTVNYKGNRIDIGGHRFFSKSDRVMTWWDKILPFQTLHDVDPTERDDLMLVRQRKSRIYFTRQFFDYPLKLTPTTIRQLGFVKTTKMGMSYMRSLAFPIRNEQHLEHFFINRFGRELYQTFFKSYTEKVWGIECDKISPEWGAQRIKGLSIATAIKHFAKSLLPKETTDVAQKETETTLIEQFLYPKYGPGQMWEEVARQVHNQGGQVLLHRKIVKIHSSDGKLTGVDVLNSETNEIETIHGDYVFSTMPVQELIESLGNTVPDEMRMIGSGLMYRDFITVGLLCNKLKIRDKGNTSRVGVRDNWIYIQEPDVTVGRLQIFNNWSPYMVADPETAWIGLEYFCQEGDELWNMKDHELIAFGAGEMEKIGILNKEDVLDGTVLRVEKTYPAYFGTYNRFDELRSYLDTFSNLFLIGRNGMHRYNNQDHSMLTAMTAVDSVISGDTSKSHIWSVNTEKEYHEEK
- a CDS encoding glycosyltransferase family 4 protein, with the protein product MNKKKSLLYLRTDIMSEPLVAGGSVAHTLGVVQGFIKKGYMVACASSVMLDMLHECNLAQLKELQNPRWLSFLRWKLNCFLSTFIFTWQAWRMFKDRKYDVLYQRYSVLNATGVLLSRLKKIPLILEYNGSEVWIEKFWSRKATLQLLWLIRWIEQINLAQAQSIIVVSQVLKDELCERGVDPHKICVVPNGVDYEEFDSGKLTEQRACIRSTLNLTDKFVFGFIGTFSQWHGIELLADMIPRVVEKNPQTFFLLIGDGPLHPFLKTSLQKLGITNANVAFVGLVPQNSAKNYLAACDAFLSPTQPNADGSRFFGSPTKLFAYMSMSKPVLVSDLEQLKEIVSPALTIDKLNAINDKVVGIRIAPDSVEGFATAALWLAEHADSSVPHMGLHARARIEAHYGWNTHVSTIESFISKG
- the asnB gene encoding asparagine synthase (glutamine-hydrolyzing), whose translation is MCGIAGYKNLSQSLFNPPKDILERMQKRMEHRGPDGSGVWISHHKQCGLAHRRLSIIDLSSAGAQPMMDPQQTVVVSFNGEIYNHAIIRKELESKGYIYRSGTDTETVIYAYKEWGIECIHKFEGMFAIALYDVVRDELFLIRDRIGIKPLYFSVQGGVFSFASEIKALWECPWITRKISRPGLYHYLTYLVTPAPYTLYEGIYKLPPGFYCMVDARGVYSFHEWYNPIVSVPTYTQRELNDEHFLVDHIRYLLRESIKKRMMSDVPFGVFLSGGIDSSLNVALMSEFTDRVKTFNVSFSDGPEFSEVEWARKVATEFGTDHHEVVINEKDAFDFFEKMVYHQDEPLADCVCIPLYFVSKLLKDSGVTVVQVGEGSDELFCGYSHYAKVIDVHHKFWKPSVKLVPQWAKQCMYYGACAAFPTKKNHLAKLKDWVDGRQLFWSGATAFSEILKSDFWNHDQVVEHDYVVAQIYPELRQELDSYSLVDYHVMDLKRRDPDADFLKSMIYLEFKQRLSELLLMRVDKMTMATSVESRVPFLDHTFVEFALQIPSSMKYHSGMTKYILKKACEGILPYDVIYRKKMGFAAPTQRWFQQGDYFKDYFKKLVDAREVPIGTYLKPQSIRRMYNRNMRPNWEHSLELWTLQNVLANDAFHE